One stretch of Nicotiana tabacum cultivar K326 chromosome 18, ASM71507v2, whole genome shotgun sequence DNA includes these proteins:
- the LOC107791324 gene encoding dof zinc finger protein DOF2.1: MDPSNAHHHHQEMSSQTLESMLVCTKQDQEKKPRPGAEQAQKCPRCDSTNTKFCYYNNYSLTQPRYFCKSCRRYWTKGGTLRNVPVGGGCRKNKRISSKRSQDQSLTNSPNNPISSITPTSYDSSSDLSLAFARLQKQANGNLGIEENDNMSMMYNNHGNNIASTSFLDTLRGGFLETPNGFQYQNLYYENNMGQVQNGGMGMNNANEEMRMNYDQEMSGGKIVKQEMCNIAREGENNRILWGFPWQINGEVNNMADFEASNRGQNWNTGFGGSSWHGLLNSPLM; this comes from the exons ATGGATCCTTCTAATGCTCACCATCACCACCAG GAAATGTCATCTCAAACACTAGAAAGCATGTTGGTATGCACAAAGCAAGATCAAGAAAAGAAACCAAGGCCAGGTGCAGAACAAGCACAAAAATGTCCAAGATGTGACTCAACCAACACAAAATTTTGCTACTACAACAACTACAGTCTCACTCAACCTAGATACTTTTGCAAATCATGTAGAAGGTATTGGACCAAAGGTGGTACACTACGAAATGTTCCAGTTGGTGGTGGCTgtagaaaaaacaaaagaatatcCTCAAAAAGAAGCCAAGATCAGTCTTTGACTAATAGCCCTAATAATCCAATATCTTCTATCACACCAACTTCTTATGATTCTTCAAGTGATTTAAGTCTAGCATTTGCTAGACTTCAAAAACAAGCAAATGGGAATTtgggaattgaagaaaatgataATATGTCAATGATGTATAATAATCATGGGAATAATATTGCCTCTACTAGCTTTCTTGATACACTAAGGGGTGGATTTCTTGAAACCCCAAATGGATTTCAGTACCAAAATTTGTACTATGAGAATAATATGGGGCAGGTACAAAATGGAGGAATGGGAATGAATAATGCGAATGAAGAAATGAGAATGAATTATGATCAAGAAATGAGTGGAGGCAAAATTGTGAAACAAGAGATGTGCAATATAGCAAGAGAAGGTGAGAATAATAGAATTTTGTGGGGATTTCCATGGCAAATTAATGGAGAAGTGAACAATATGGCTGATTTTGAAGCTTCAAACAGAGGGCAAAATTGGAATACTGGATTTGGAGGTTCTTCTTGGCATGGACTTCTCAATAGTCCACTCATGTAG